A genomic window from Lotus japonicus ecotype B-129 chromosome 1, LjGifu_v1.2 includes:
- the LOC130712053 gene encoding uncharacterized protein LOC130712053: protein MDVDGSKPPDDGKLPERPSFRDKLMGGARAEAPKEVKDLVDQGRMKIQLVNGNRLLPRIVTDPSVVEEMSAPWKEALVVTLLGKTLGYRTMKLKLANVWRLNGEFDMIDVGNGFYMVKFDIKEDKEKVMNGGPWMLFDHYLAVSTWSPKFISPATRVTNTLAWVRIPGLNVVFYDESYLLSVARAIGKPIKVDRNTLKADRGRFARICVELDLTLPVVGKVCIEDYWYNIEYEGLHVICTKCGCYGHRSRDCRDSPVTTEGDQEPVPPADGGQGPNPSQETAQATNAFNQKNTEKETMEVRESSVISGEKTGNIHGLGAQSGAMENVVINLEEDFQIMGDWITVTKKKRDKKTAPKNLGHKGNIPRPDSHGVVIGKSLPRSAAQKPREEQTVNTNFMPPGAHFTFGSGSRLGHKVHGNKNKRSRVEETNGHVTDQASQPMDPGDQSLQEQGDTGLNGDGTMHESMHRSGANLDSFIQVDNATLALPG from the coding sequence ATGGACGTTGACGGCTCCAAACCGCCAGATGATGGAAAGCTCCCTGAGCGCCCCTCCTTCCGTGATAAACTAATGGGGGGTGCAAGGGCTGAAGCACCAAAGGAAGTGAAGGACCTAGTGGATCAAGGGCGAATGAAAATCCAGTTAGTGAACGGTAACAGGCTACTGCCAAGAATAGTAACTGATCCGTCTGTGGTCGAGGAAATGAGTGCTCCATGGAAGGAGGCCTTGGTGGTAACCCTCTTGGGTAAAACCCTTGGCTATCGCACAATGAAACTCAAGCTGGCAAATGTGTGGCGGCTGAATGGGGAATTTGACATGATTGATGTTGGTAATGGTTTCTACATGGTGAAATTTGATATCAAAGAGGACAAGGAAAAGGTGATGAATGGAGGGCCATGGATGTTGTTCGACCATTACTTAGCAGTGTCAACATGGAGCCCAAAATTCATATCGCCGGCGACAAGAGTAACAAATACACTAGCTTGGGTCAGGATTCCAGGGCTCAATGTGGTGTTCTATGATGAAAGCTATTTGCTGTCGGTAGCAAGGGCGATTGGAAAACCAATCAAGGTGGATCGGAATACTCTGAAAGCTGATAGGGGGAGGTTTGCGAGGATCTGTGTCGAACTAGACCTCACGCTTCCTGTGGTGGGCAAGGTGTGTATTGAAGACTACTGGTATAACATTGAATATGAGGGGCTTCATGTGATCTGTACGAAATGTGGATGCTACGGTCATCGCAGTCGGGATTGTAGAGACTCTCCGGTAACCACGGAAGGAGATCAAGAGCCGGTGCCCCCTGCAGACGGCGGCCAAGGGCCAAACCCTAGCCAGGAAACGGCGCAGGCAACCAATGCGTTTAATCAGAAGAACACAGAAAAGGAAACAATGGAAGTAAGGGAAAGTAGCGTAATTTCAGGAGAGAAAACTGGAAATATACATGGACTAGGTGCACAATCAGGGGCCATGGAAAATGTGGTAATTAATCTGGAAGAGGATTTCCAAATCATGGGAGATTGGATCACAGTGACcaagaaaaaaagagataagAAAACGGCTCCAAAAAATCTGGGGCACAAAGGGAATATCCCACGGCCAGATTCGCATGGAGTAGTAATTGGCAAATCATTGCCAAGGAGTGCAGCACAGAAACCGAGGGAGGAGCAAACGGTTAATACAAATTTCATGCCACCTGGGGCCCACTTCACGTTTGGCAGTGGCAGTCGTTTAGGGCACAAGGTTCACGGAAATAAAAACAAACGGTCCCGTGTGGAGGAGACAAATGGCCATGTCACTGATCAAGCAAGCCAACCCATGGACCCTGGTGACCAATCACTTCAGGAGCAGGGAGACACAGGATTAAATGGTGATGGAACAATGCATGAATCCATGCACCGTAGTGGTGCCAATTTGGATAGCTTTATCCAAGTCGACAACGCTACCCTTGCACTGCCAGGTTGA